The following are from one region of the Alkalimarinus sediminis genome:
- a CDS encoding ABC transporter permease, which produces MSTRIINFFESSGLSWLAPFVKLAKGDNPGEQINTIFKSLGIPLVAFALFLFFWDLSASKVNTSLGKLPGPSQVIEQAQGLMAEHQAEKEKELAFYERQEKRNAAKLAKNPDATVKWRDYNGRATYLDQIWTSLYTVFTGFLLASFIAIPIGIICGLNQTVYSALDPLIQIFKPVSPLAWLPIVTMVVSAVYVSDDPMFAKSFVTSAITVTLCCLWPTLINTAVGVGSIDKDLINVSRVLRLNWFQKLTKVVLPSSIPMIFTGLRLSLGVGWMVLIAAEMLAQNPGLGKFVWDEFQNGSSNSLGRIMVAVLTIGFIGFILDRLMLTLQKRVSWDKSAILK; this is translated from the coding sequence ATGTCTACACGAATAATTAACTTTTTTGAATCTAGCGGGCTCAGCTGGCTGGCACCGTTTGTAAAACTGGCCAAAGGAGACAACCCAGGTGAGCAAATTAATACGATTTTCAAGTCACTTGGTATTCCACTCGTTGCCTTTGCATTGTTCCTGTTTTTTTGGGATCTATCCGCTTCCAAAGTAAATACCAGCTTAGGCAAACTCCCCGGTCCAAGCCAAGTAATTGAACAAGCTCAAGGCCTGATGGCAGAACACCAAGCTGAAAAAGAAAAAGAATTGGCCTTCTATGAGCGCCAAGAGAAACGCAATGCCGCAAAACTGGCTAAAAATCCAGACGCAACCGTTAAATGGCGAGACTATAACGGCCGCGCAACTTATCTAGACCAGATATGGACGAGCCTATACACCGTTTTCACCGGTTTTCTGCTTGCGAGCTTTATTGCTATCCCGATTGGGATTATATGCGGGCTAAATCAAACCGTTTACTCTGCACTAGACCCACTTATTCAGATATTTAAGCCTGTCTCGCCACTCGCTTGGCTACCTATTGTGACCATGGTCGTCAGTGCGGTTTACGTGAGTGATGACCCCATGTTTGCAAAATCATTTGTCACATCTGCCATCACCGTCACCCTATGCTGCCTATGGCCAACCCTCATCAATACCGCTGTAGGTGTTGGCTCAATCGATAAAGATCTGATTAATGTGAGTCGGGTACTTCGTCTCAACTGGTTTCAAAAACTCACCAAAGTGGTTTTACCCTCTTCTATTCCGATGATATTTACCGGGCTACGCCTCTCTCTGGGTGTTGGCTGGATGGTGCTGATTGCCGCTGAGATGTTGGCGCAAAACCCAGGGCTAGGAAAGTTCGTATGGGATGAGTTTCAAAATGGCAGTTCCAACTCTCTAGGCAGAATTATGGTAGCGGTTCTAACGATTGGCTTTATCGGGTTTATTCTCGACCGATTAATGCTAACGCTGCAAAAACGTGTGTCATGGGATAAAAGCGCGATCCTTAAATAG
- a CDS encoding YifB family Mg chelatase-like AAA ATPase yields the protein MSLSIIYSRARVGVSSPLVTVETHISNGLPSLSIVGLPETAVKESKDRVRSALINSGFEFPNRRITINLAPADLPKEGGRYDLAIALGILTASHQLPAEPFSSREFIGELALTGDVRSVKGCLPAAMACGKEGRTLYIPSQNSEEASLCRSTRMLAADHLLQVCSDIKGDALLPELTLDEHPRERLTVPDLLDVKGQFLARRALEIAAAASLNLLFYGPPGTGKSMLASRLPGILPGLSESEALEVAAIHSISGQPVDIAHWGRRPFRTPHHTASAVALVGGGSSPKPGEISLAHNGVLFLDELPEYSRKVLEVLREPLESGHIAISRAASQITFPARFQLVAAMNPCPCGYHGHPNIECTDTPQQIAKYRQKLSGPLLDRFDMHVEVPAQAADVLIAKSLNTESSDIVRDRVLAAREIQFQRSGKANRELSGGELEEVCKLNDQSRALLENAMNRLGLSARAFHRVLRVARTIADLQQVESVSMQHITEALGYRKLDRKAT from the coding sequence ATGTCTCTTTCGATTATCTATAGCCGTGCCCGCGTGGGCGTCAGTTCGCCGTTAGTCACGGTAGAAACTCATATCTCTAATGGCCTGCCTAGTTTGTCTATTGTGGGTCTCCCTGAAACCGCAGTTAAAGAGAGCAAAGATCGAGTTAGAAGTGCGCTTATTAACTCTGGTTTTGAGTTCCCTAACCGACGCATCACAATCAACTTAGCCCCAGCTGATCTACCTAAAGAGGGTGGTCGATACGATTTGGCGATTGCATTAGGCATATTAACGGCTTCACATCAGCTACCTGCCGAGCCTTTTTCCAGCCGTGAGTTTATTGGAGAGCTAGCCCTAACGGGTGATGTTCGTTCAGTAAAGGGCTGCCTTCCCGCAGCCATGGCGTGTGGCAAAGAGGGTCGAACATTGTACATCCCCTCACAGAATAGCGAAGAAGCATCGTTATGTCGGTCAACACGAATGCTTGCAGCAGATCACCTTTTACAAGTTTGCTCAGATATTAAAGGTGATGCACTTCTGCCTGAATTAACCCTGGATGAACATCCCCGTGAACGTCTGACTGTGCCCGATCTACTGGATGTTAAAGGTCAGTTTCTAGCACGTCGCGCACTGGAGATTGCTGCAGCGGCGAGTCTTAATCTGTTGTTTTATGGTCCACCGGGTACGGGAAAAAGTATGTTGGCCTCTCGTTTGCCGGGTATATTGCCCGGTTTATCAGAGAGTGAAGCTCTTGAAGTGGCGGCCATTCACTCTATTAGTGGTCAGCCGGTTGATATTGCCCATTGGGGGCGTCGCCCCTTTAGAACGCCCCATCATACGGCCTCTGCAGTTGCCTTGGTGGGAGGAGGGAGCTCACCCAAACCGGGCGAAATATCTCTGGCCCACAATGGTGTACTTTTTCTAGATGAGCTGCCGGAGTACAGTCGTAAAGTGTTAGAGGTATTACGCGAGCCGTTAGAGAGCGGTCATATTGCGATCTCTCGTGCTGCATCGCAGATTACCTTTCCTGCGCGCTTTCAATTAGTGGCTGCTATGAACCCATGCCCCTGTGGGTACCACGGTCACCCTAATATCGAATGCACAGACACACCGCAGCAGATTGCCAAGTATCGACAAAAACTATCGGGCCCTTTGTTGGATCGTTTTGATATGCATGTTGAGGTGCCCGCTCAGGCAGCAGACGTACTAATTGCCAAATCGCTCAATACAGAAAGCAGCGATATAGTACGAGACCGGGTTTTGGCCGCTCGTGAAATTCAATTTCAGCGCTCAGGTAAGGCTAATAGAGAGTTATCAGGTGGAGAGCTTGAAGAGGTCTGTAAATTAAACGACCAGTCTCGGGCGTTATTAGAAAACGCTATGAATCGGTTGGGGCTTTCGGCAAGAGCCTTTCATCGTGTACTTAGGGTTGCTAGAACAATAGCAGATCTTCAACAGGTGGAATCGGTATCAATGCAGCATATTACTGAAGCGTTGGGTTATCGAAAGCTCGATCGCAAGGCTACCTGA
- a CDS encoding DUF6316 family protein, whose protein sequence is MVVRSGEKIKTWFRSDRFLCVNEQWFFVTRELTQEGPFDNREEARLELNLYIRHANESWSSPL, encoded by the coding sequence ATGGTGGTCAGATCAGGTGAAAAAATAAAAACATGGTTTCGTAGTGATCGATTTTTATGTGTTAATGAGCAGTGGTTTTTTGTGACTCGAGAACTCACACAAGAAGGGCCATTTGATAATCGAGAAGAGGCTCGCTTGGAATTGAACCTATATATCCGGCATGCCAATGAGAGTTGGAGTTCACCGCTTTAG
- a CDS encoding accessory factor UbiK family protein, whose amino-acid sequence MTHTTQPENVSDNTGSPRQASRVAFNPLNDKEVQLMLTPQQLLSSIHEQVGQFIPDVAKSAQDDLHNHVKMVVSSVLSKLDLVTREEFETQQAVLQRTRSMLEQLEKQVSELEEKLTSK is encoded by the coding sequence ATGACGCATACGACACAACCTGAAAACGTATCCGATAATACAGGTTCGCCCCGTCAGGCGAGTAGAGTAGCCTTTAACCCATTGAATGATAAGGAAGTGCAGTTAATGTTAACCCCACAGCAGCTTTTAAGTTCTATTCATGAGCAGGTCGGTCAGTTTATTCCTGATGTTGCTAAGTCTGCACAAGATGACCTGCACAATCATGTAAAAATGGTCGTTAGCAGTGTTCTGAGCAAACTAGACCTTGTTACCCGAGAAGAGTTTGAGACCCAACAAGCCGTCTTACAAAGAACTCGCTCCATGTTAGAGCAATTAGAAAAGCAAGTCAGTGAGCTAGAAGAAAAGCTTACAAGCAAATAA
- a CDS encoding ABC transporter ATP-binding protein, with the protein MSSSYLSIEQVSIEFPTPSGPFKALDSVDLRIDKGEFISLIGHSGCGKSTVLNIVAGLYQATSGGVILDGKEVSEPGPERSVVFQNHSLLPWLSCYENVKLAVDTVFTKTMNRKERHDWIMHNLELVHMTHAARKRPGEISGGMKQRIGIARALAMKPKVLLMDEPFGALDALTRSHLQDSLMEIQADLNNTVIMITHDVDEAVLLSDRIVMMTNGPEATVGEILDIDLPRPRHRLALADNPTYNHYRAQVLSFLHERHSKPEAA; encoded by the coding sequence ATGAGTTCATCATATTTAAGCATTGAACAAGTCTCTATTGAGTTCCCTACACCATCAGGCCCTTTTAAAGCCTTAGACAGTGTTGATCTAAGAATCGACAAAGGCGAATTTATCTCACTCATCGGGCATTCGGGTTGTGGTAAGTCGACCGTACTCAATATTGTCGCTGGCTTATATCAAGCAACTTCCGGTGGCGTAATTCTAGACGGTAAAGAAGTCTCAGAGCCCGGCCCTGAGCGATCAGTAGTGTTTCAGAATCACTCATTGCTACCTTGGTTGAGCTGTTATGAAAACGTCAAACTGGCAGTGGATACTGTTTTTACCAAGACGATGAATCGCAAAGAGCGCCACGACTGGATAATGCACAACCTTGAGCTAGTACACATGACCCATGCCGCACGTAAAAGACCTGGTGAAATTTCAGGTGGTATGAAGCAACGCATCGGCATTGCTCGCGCATTAGCTATGAAACCAAAAGTACTGTTAATGGATGAACCCTTTGGTGCACTAGACGCATTAACCCGCTCTCACCTTCAAGACTCTTTAATGGAGATACAGGCAGACCTGAATAATACGGTCATTATGATCACCCATGACGTTGATGAGGCAGTACTGCTTTCTGACCGAATCGTGATGATGACCAACGGCCCAGAGGCCACTGTAGGTGAAATACTCGACATCGATTTGCCAAGACCAAGACACCGCCTGGCCCTTGCAGACAACCCAACCTATAACCACTACCGGGCGCAAGTGCTTTCGTTCTTGCATGAAAGACACAGTAAACCCGAGGCGGCGTAG
- the speA gene encoding biosynthetic arginine decarboxylase, with product MKESTHGKYSLPYWSEGYVDVDPQGDVVIKPHRHNDGLQINLKKLVERLKQHQLQTPILIRFNEILHDRVNSVCDAFNQVAEQHDYQGRYTIVYPIKVNQQRRVVEEIIRSEPAASRNQVGLEAGSKPELMAVLALSKQPGSTIVCNGYKDREYIRLALIGQKLGHNVFIVVEKRSELALILEESKNLNVTPLIGLRARLSTIGKGKWQNTGGEKSKFGLSARQVLDVVATLKEHNALDSLKLLHFHLGSQIANIRDIQTGLGECSRFYSQLRELGAPITTVDVGGGLGIDYEGTRSRSSCSINYSIAEYAYNVIHTFKEECERTGLPHPNIISESGRALTAHHAVLVADVIDVESPEYQSLEEPEESAPAPLKDLWNDYNILTLANSKRSILEIYHDACHAMSDVHSMFAHGIVNLQHRAQAEQIYIATCMLVRQRLRQENRAHQEILDELNEKLADKLFVNFSLFQSLPDVWGISQIFPVLPLEGLNQADETRVVIQDITCDSDGRIDQYVNEDGIETTLPLPPYPKDGPFMLGFFLTGAYQEILGDMHNLFGDTDSVDIAIGQDNEVIIQHPIKGDTVDKVLRYVNFDPTTLLHAYQQQLTNSDLPVDKKATLLQELEHGLSGYTYLED from the coding sequence ATGAAAGAAAGCACCCACGGCAAGTATAGCCTTCCTTATTGGAGTGAAGGCTACGTCGATGTAGACCCTCAAGGTGATGTGGTTATTAAGCCTCACCGCCACAATGACGGTTTACAGATCAACCTAAAAAAGCTGGTTGAGCGATTAAAGCAGCATCAACTACAGACCCCCATACTCATTCGGTTTAATGAGATATTGCACGACCGAGTAAATAGTGTGTGTGATGCATTTAACCAGGTCGCAGAGCAGCACGACTACCAAGGTCGCTACACAATTGTTTACCCTATTAAGGTTAACCAACAGCGACGAGTGGTTGAGGAGATTATTCGCTCCGAGCCAGCAGCAAGTCGTAATCAAGTAGGTTTAGAAGCTGGCAGTAAACCGGAGCTAATGGCGGTGTTGGCACTCTCTAAACAGCCTGGTTCTACCATTGTATGCAACGGTTACAAAGACCGTGAATATATTCGCCTGGCATTAATAGGACAAAAGCTAGGTCATAACGTATTTATTGTGGTTGAAAAAAGGTCTGAACTCGCCCTGATACTAGAAGAATCAAAAAATCTAAATGTTACCCCTCTTATTGGCCTAAGAGCGAGACTCTCGACTATTGGTAAAGGAAAGTGGCAGAACACTGGCGGCGAAAAGTCTAAATTCGGTCTATCGGCCCGCCAAGTACTCGACGTGGTTGCAACCCTTAAAGAGCACAACGCATTAGATTCGCTCAAATTGCTACACTTTCACTTGGGCTCTCAAATCGCCAATATCCGAGATATACAGACAGGTTTAGGCGAATGCTCCCGCTTCTATAGTCAACTAAGAGAGCTAGGTGCGCCCATCACAACCGTTGATGTTGGCGGGGGATTAGGTATCGATTATGAAGGTACACGATCTCGTAGCAGTTGCTCTATTAACTACAGCATTGCTGAGTACGCCTACAACGTTATTCACACATTTAAAGAGGAGTGCGAAAGAACCGGGCTTCCTCACCCTAATATTATTAGCGAATCCGGCCGCGCGTTGACTGCTCACCATGCAGTATTAGTGGCAGATGTTATTGACGTTGAGTCACCAGAATACCAGTCACTAGAGGAGCCTGAAGAGAGTGCGCCCGCACCTTTAAAAGACCTGTGGAACGACTATAACATCCTTACTTTGGCTAATAGTAAACGCTCTATTTTAGAAATCTATCATGACGCCTGTCATGCGATGTCAGATGTTCATAGTATGTTCGCTCACGGTATCGTAAACCTTCAACACAGGGCACAAGCAGAGCAGATCTACATCGCTACTTGTATGCTAGTCCGCCAACGCCTACGACAAGAAAACCGAGCACACCAAGAAATTTTAGATGAGTTGAATGAGAAATTAGCCGATAAGCTATTCGTTAACTTCTCGCTATTTCAATCGTTACCGGATGTTTGGGGTATTAGTCAGATATTTCCAGTTTTGCCACTAGAAGGGCTGAACCAAGCAGATGAGACACGGGTAGTGATTCAGGATATTACCTGCGACTCTGATGGAAGAATTGATCAATACGTTAACGAAGATGGAATCGAAACCACCCTGCCTCTGCCACCTTATCCAAAAGATGGGCCGTTTATGCTCGGCTTTTTCTTAACCGGTGCTTATCAAGAAATTCTCGGCGATATGCATAACCTGTTTGGCGATACAGACTCGGTAGATATTGCGATTGGACAGGATAACGAGGTGATTATTCAGCACCCTATCAAGGGCGATACGGTAGATAAGGTACTTCGCTATGTTAACTTTGACCCCACCACTCTGCTACACGCCTACCAGCAACAGCTGACCAATAGCGACCTGCCGGTAGACAAAAAAGCCACGCTTCTCCAAGAGTTGGAGCATGGTTTAAGTGGCTACACCTATTTAGAGGATTAA
- the glnK gene encoding P-II family nitrogen regulator, protein MKLVTAIIKPFKLDDVREALSEIGVQGITVTEVKGFGRQKGHTELYRGAEYVVDFLPKVKVEVAIDVDLLDQVIEAITKAANTGKIGDGKIFVTTLEQIIRIRTGETGADAV, encoded by the coding sequence ATGAAACTCGTAACTGCCATTATAAAGCCATTTAAACTCGATGACGTACGTGAAGCGTTGTCTGAAATTGGAGTGCAAGGTATTACCGTAACAGAAGTCAAAGGTTTCGGTCGTCAAAAAGGTCATACAGAACTATACCGCGGTGCGGAGTACGTTGTGGACTTTCTTCCTAAAGTAAAAGTTGAAGTGGCTATTGATGTTGATCTTCTTGATCAGGTAATCGAAGCCATCACTAAAGCCGCTAATACTGGAAAGATTGGCGACGGCAAAATCTTTGTAACCACTCTTGAGCAGATCATTCGTATCCGTACCGGTGAAACCGGCGCAGATGCAGTTTAA
- the speE gene encoding polyamine aminopropyltransferase, whose protein sequence is MMNNLPSGWFTEEFQNEGTAFSLKIKEKLHDEKSEYQHIEIYSTETFGNLMVIDGCVMLTERDNFLYHEMMTHPALFTHANPEKVVVIGGGDCGTLKEVLKHPGVKEAWQVEIDELVTRMAERYFPDLCSSNQDPRANFFFGDGIKWMSDVVPGSIDVIIVDSTDPVGPAEGLFAVDFYRNCMLALKEGGILVQQSESPLLHSKTIIKSVHQDMKKAGFDQVHTLPFPQPVYPTGWWSATMASKQKPLTCFREEDAQQKPFVTQYYNKDIHRGALAVPEFMKVDLDLD, encoded by the coding sequence ATGATGAACAATTTACCATCAGGGTGGTTTACAGAAGAGTTTCAAAATGAAGGCACTGCGTTCTCTTTAAAAATTAAAGAGAAGCTTCATGATGAAAAAAGTGAATACCAACATATAGAGATCTACTCAACAGAGACATTTGGTAATTTGATGGTTATTGATGGCTGTGTCATGCTGACCGAGCGCGATAACTTTTTATATCACGAAATGATGACTCATCCAGCGTTGTTTACCCACGCAAACCCCGAAAAAGTGGTCGTTATTGGGGGCGGTGACTGTGGCACTTTAAAAGAGGTGCTTAAACACCCCGGAGTAAAAGAAGCGTGGCAGGTTGAAATTGATGAGCTAGTGACCCGTATGGCAGAGCGTTACTTTCCTGACCTTTGTTCATCGAACCAAGACCCTCGAGCTAATTTCTTTTTTGGCGATGGTATTAAGTGGATGTCTGATGTTGTACCAGGCTCGATTGATGTCATTATCGTCGATTCGACAGACCCAGTTGGCCCCGCAGAAGGGTTGTTCGCGGTGGATTTCTATCGTAATTGCATGCTCGCACTAAAAGAGGGGGGGATTCTTGTACAGCAGAGTGAATCTCCGCTATTACACAGTAAAACCATCATTAAGTCTGTGCATCAAGATATGAAAAAAGCAGGTTTTGACCAGGTTCACACGCTGCCATTTCCACAGCCGGTTTATCCTACTGGTTGGTGGAGTGCGACGATGGCTAGCAAGCAGAAGCCATTGACCTGTTTTAGAGAGGAGGATGCTCAGCAAAAACCTTTCGTGACTCAATATTACAATAAAGATATTCACCGTGGCGCGTTAGCCGTTCCTGAGTTTATGAAAGTAGACCTCGATCTAGACTAG
- a CDS encoding glutathione S-transferase family protein, translated as MITVFQYPRLLGIPNMSPFCLKLEAWLRMVGIKYDIREVADPRKGPKGKLPFIKDDELEIADTSMIIDYLKKQHSIQIDDHLSASDRAIALAFERMLSEHLYWALLYNRWVDDNWVKTKEALFSTLPAVLKGIVPAVAQKNIKNELDGQGMGRHSREEIYDFANQDLKAISDFLADKPYLMGDKPSTVDATLYAFLCNILEVHLRSPMKDYLHKCKNLLAYNERMGQQLFPDFFKLDESDEAWSTEH; from the coding sequence ATGATCACGGTTTTTCAGTACCCTAGATTACTGGGTATTCCCAATATGAGCCCATTCTGCTTGAAGTTGGAAGCATGGCTTAGAATGGTGGGTATAAAATACGATATTCGAGAAGTAGCAGACCCGCGAAAAGGACCCAAAGGCAAACTCCCATTTATTAAGGATGATGAGTTAGAAATTGCAGATACTTCGATGATTATTGATTATCTCAAGAAACAACATAGCATTCAGATAGATGATCACCTCTCAGCCTCAGACCGAGCGATAGCGCTAGCGTTTGAACGCATGCTAAGTGAGCACCTTTATTGGGCGCTACTCTATAACCGATGGGTGGATGATAACTGGGTGAAAACAAAAGAGGCACTTTTCTCAACATTACCTGCAGTGTTAAAAGGTATCGTACCAGCTGTAGCCCAGAAGAATATTAAAAATGAGCTAGATGGTCAGGGTATGGGGCGCCATAGCCGTGAAGAGATCTATGACTTTGCTAATCAAGACCTTAAAGCTATTTCAGACTTTCTCGCTGATAAACCTTACTTAATGGGCGATAAACCCTCAACGGTTGATGCGACACTATATGCGTTCTTGTGCAATATATTAGAAGTACATCTGCGTAGCCCAATGAAAGATTATTTACATAAATGTAAAAACCTCCTGGCGTATAACGAGCGAATGGGGCAGCAGTTATTTCCTGACTTTTTTAAGCTGGATGAGAGTGATGAAGCGTGGTCAACAGAGCACTAA
- a CDS encoding ammonium transporter, whose translation MENNIFQLQYAMDTFYFLVCGALVMWMAAGFAMLEAGLVRSKNTTEILTKNVALFSISCIMYLVCGYSIMYGGDIFLSGIQDVDVTATLGEFAGREDGFEGGSIYSGASDFFFQVVFVATAMSIVSGAVAERMKLWAFLAFAVAMTAVIYPLEGSWTWGGNAVFGMYNLGDLGFSDFAGSGIVHMAGASAALAGVLLLGARKGKYGANGQVNAIPGANLPLATLGTFILWMGWFGFNGGSVLKLGDINSANAVAMVFLNTNAAAAGGAVAALITARLLFGKADLTMLLNGALAGLVAITAEPSTPSALQATLFGAIGGVLVVFSIITLDKLRIDDPVGAISVHGVVGLLGLLLVPVTNSDVSFTGQLIGAATIFVWVFGASLVVWSILKAVMGIRVSEEEEYEGVDLAECGMEAYPEFSNK comes from the coding sequence ATGGAAAACAATATTTTCCAGTTGCAGTATGCAATGGATACCTTCTATTTCCTTGTTTGTGGTGCCTTGGTCATGTGGATGGCCGCTGGATTTGCAATGCTTGAAGCAGGTCTGGTTCGCTCCAAAAACACTACCGAAATTCTAACCAAAAACGTCGCCCTATTCTCAATCTCGTGCATTATGTATCTCGTTTGTGGATATTCAATCATGTACGGTGGCGACATATTCCTATCTGGCATTCAAGATGTCGATGTTACCGCTACTTTAGGTGAGTTTGCTGGCCGCGAAGACGGTTTTGAAGGTGGCTCTATCTACTCAGGTGCTTCTGACTTTTTCTTCCAGGTTGTATTCGTAGCAACAGCTATGTCGATCGTATCCGGTGCGGTTGCAGAGCGTATGAAGCTTTGGGCTTTCTTGGCTTTTGCCGTTGCAATGACCGCGGTTATTTACCCTCTTGAAGGTTCTTGGACTTGGGGTGGAAACGCTGTATTCGGTATGTACAACCTTGGCGACCTTGGTTTTTCTGACTTCGCGGGTTCTGGTATCGTTCACATGGCCGGTGCTTCTGCAGCGCTAGCGGGTGTTTTACTGCTAGGTGCTCGTAAAGGTAAGTACGGCGCGAACGGTCAAGTTAATGCAATCCCAGGTGCTAACCTGCCACTAGCGACATTAGGTACGTTCATCTTATGGATGGGCTGGTTCGGTTTCAACGGTGGTTCTGTCTTGAAACTTGGCGATATCAACAGCGCTAACGCAGTGGCAATGGTTTTCTTAAACACTAATGCAGCAGCAGCAGGCGGCGCAGTAGCAGCGTTAATCACGGCTCGTTTACTGTTCGGCAAAGCTGACTTAACCATGCTATTAAATGGTGCTCTTGCAGGTCTGGTCGCTATCACGGCTGAGCCATCAACGCCTAGCGCGCTTCAGGCAACACTATTTGGCGCAATCGGTGGTGTATTAGTGGTATTCAGCATCATCACACTTGATAAGCTAAGAATTGATGATCCAGTGGGTGCAATCTCTGTACACGGTGTAGTGGGTCTATTAGGTCTATTGTTAGTACCTGTAACTAACAGCGATGTATCTTTCACTGGTCAGCTAATCGGTGCAGCAACGATCTTCGTATGGGTATTCGGTGCTTCACTAGTGGTATGGAGTATTCTTAAAGCCGTCATGGGTATCCGTGTCAGCGAAGAAGAAGAGTATGAAGGTGTTGACCTTGCTGAATGTGGTATGGAAGCTTACCCAGAATTTAGTAACAAATAG
- a CDS encoding FAD:protein FMN transferase has translation MPQCSRYHFRFKAMGGPCSIQLYADSENAASLHAKSAMDEVYRLEAKYSRYREDSVISQINRVAIAGGDIDVDQETAGLLNYADAVWQESEGLFDVTSGVLRQVWDFKSGQLPLQSQLDVILQRIGWDKLIWKEGRLSFPLAGIELDFGGIVKEYACDRVRSICVARGIQHGLIELGGDISAIGPHPDGKPWMVGIRAPRKPDQPIAMVPLDRGGLASSGDYERFMLINDKRYSHLLNPITGWPVESLASVTVIAEQCVVAGSATTVAMLKGDQGLAWLTSLGLPYMAIGRDGQQYGDIATN, from the coding sequence ATGCCACAATGCTCAAGATACCACTTTCGCTTTAAAGCAATGGGAGGTCCCTGCTCTATACAGTTGTATGCGGATAGTGAAAACGCAGCCTCTCTTCATGCTAAATCTGCAATGGATGAAGTGTATCGATTAGAGGCAAAATACTCTCGTTATCGTGAAGACAGTGTGATTAGCCAAATTAATCGTGTAGCGATAGCCGGAGGGGATATCGACGTTGATCAAGAGACCGCAGGGCTGCTCAATTACGCTGATGCAGTATGGCAAGAGAGCGAAGGTCTGTTTGATGTTACCTCAGGCGTGCTTAGGCAAGTGTGGGATTTTAAGTCGGGTCAACTACCCTTACAAAGTCAATTGGACGTTATTCTTCAACGTATTGGTTGGGATAAACTGATCTGGAAGGAGGGCCGTTTAAGCTTTCCGTTAGCCGGAATCGAGCTTGATTTTGGTGGTATTGTTAAAGAGTATGCCTGCGATAGGGTTCGAAGTATTTGTGTTGCAAGAGGTATACAGCATGGATTAATCGAACTCGGTGGCGACATTAGTGCAATTGGCCCGCACCCAGACGGCAAGCCTTGGATGGTGGGCATAAGGGCTCCTAGAAAACCTGACCAACCTATTGCTATGGTGCCATTAGATAGAGGCGGGCTTGCCAGTAGTGGTGATTATGAACGTTTTATGTTGATTAATGATAAGCGTTATAGTCACCTACTCAACCCAATTACCGGGTGGCCGGTTGAGTCCTTGGCAAGCGTCACAGTGATTGCCGAGCAGTGCGTGGTGGCAGGCTCTGCCACAACGGTTGCAATGTTAAAAGGTGATCAAGGTCTGGCGTGGCTAACCTCTCTTGGCTTGCCTTATATGGCCATCGGGCGTGACGGACAGCAGTATGGCGACATTGCCACAAACTGA